A genomic segment from Longimicrobium sp. encodes:
- a CDS encoding DUF6702 family protein, translating into MPLRWMRRGRALAALCAVALLGAARPAAHPIHTTLAVVTHLPAERAVTVNVRVFADDLARGVAGHPNPPSRAAEDPTARYVASSFALWNPDGTRVPLRWCGSRPQGGVVWACLRGPMPGGLRGARVLSTLQFSLYHDQVNVVQAGTAASRKTMMFVPGDRPKPIP; encoded by the coding sequence ATGCCGCTTCGGTGGATGCGGCGGGGACGCGCCCTGGCGGCGCTCTGCGCGGTGGCGCTGCTGGGCGCCGCCCGCCCCGCCGCGCACCCCATCCACACCACCCTCGCCGTGGTCACGCACCTCCCCGCCGAGCGCGCGGTGACGGTGAACGTGCGCGTCTTTGCGGACGACCTCGCGCGGGGTGTCGCGGGCCATCCAAATCCGCCCTCGCGCGCGGCCGAGGACCCGACTGCGCGCTACGTGGCCTCATCGTTCGCGCTGTGGAATCCGGACGGGACGCGCGTGCCGCTGCGCTGGTGCGGCAGCCGTCCGCAGGGTGGCGTGGTGTGGGCGTGCCTTCGCGGCCCGATGCCGGGCGGCCTGCGCGGCGCACGCGTCCTGAGCACGCTCCAGTTCTCGCTCTACCACGACCAGGTGAACGTGGTGCAGGCAGGCACGGCGGCGAGCCGCAAAACGATGATGTTCGTCCCCGGCGACCGCCCCAAGCCGATCCCGTAA
- a CDS encoding HupE/UreJ family protein, with protein sequence MSELLVFFRLGFRHITDLAAMDHILFLLVLAAVYHRRDWRQLLWVISAFTVGHSITLALAVTGALNLPTNLIEFLIPVTIVATAIENIVVANRERAPWANRYRPVFAGVFGLVHGAGFANYLRELFVDHIAVPLLGFNLGIEAGQLVVLAIAAAGFALLDRGFALARQPGSFSPQRMRVVLVSGVVAVFATVWAFERSPW encoded by the coding sequence ATGTCCGAGCTCCTGGTCTTCTTTCGCCTGGGATTCCGCCACATCACCGATCTGGCGGCGATGGACCACATCCTCTTCCTGCTGGTCTTGGCCGCCGTGTACCACCGGCGTGACTGGCGGCAGCTGCTGTGGGTGATCTCCGCCTTCACCGTGGGCCACTCGATCACGCTGGCGCTGGCCGTCACGGGCGCGCTGAACCTGCCCACCAACCTGATCGAGTTCCTGATCCCGGTGACCATTGTCGCCACCGCGATCGAGAACATCGTGGTGGCCAACCGGGAGCGCGCACCCTGGGCCAACCGCTACCGCCCGGTTTTCGCCGGCGTATTCGGGCTGGTGCACGGGGCGGGGTTCGCCAACTACCTGCGCGAGCTCTTCGTGGACCACATCGCCGTGCCGCTGCTGGGCTTCAACCTGGGGATCGAGGCGGGGCAGCTCGTGGTGCTCGCGATCGCCGCGGCCGGCTTCGCGCTGCTGGACCGCGGATTCGCGCTGGCGCGGCAGCCGGGCTCGTTCTCGCCGCAGCGGATGCGTGTGGTGCTGGTCTCCGGCGTGGTGGCCGTGTTCGCGACGGTGTGGGCCTTCGAGCGGAGCCCCTGGTAA